Proteins from a single region of Lentimicrobium saccharophilum:
- a CDS encoding T9SS type B sorting domain-containing protein, translating to IVVRDAALCATFWPDEVIINNTGGAEITEVISTDANCGSNDGTITITATGGTAPLEYSIDGGLSWSATNVFTGLIPGNYNIVVRDAALCATLWPDEVIINNIGGAEITEVVATDASCGNNDGTITITATGGTAPLEYSIDGGLNWSLTNVFTGLIPGTYNIVVRDAALCATIWPDEVIINNTGGAEITEVIATNANCGSNDGTITITASGGTAPMEYSIDGGLSWSAVNVFTGLIPGTYNIVVRDAALCETIWPDEVIINNTGGAEITEVIATDATCGNNDGTITITAAGGTAPLEYSIDGGLSWSALNVFTGLLPGTYSIVVRDAALCATLWPDEVIINNTGGAEITEVISTDATCGNNDGTITITATGGTAPLEYSIDGGLNLSAVNVFTGLIPGTYNIVVRDAALCATFWPDEVIINNTGGAEITEVISTDANCGSNDGTITITATGGTAPLEYSIDGGLSWSSVNIFTGLIPGTYNIVVRDAALCATLWPDEVIINNTGGAEITEVIATNANCGNNDGTITITATGGTAPLEYSIDGGLSWSALNVFTGLIPGTYNIVVRDAALCETIWPDEVIINNAGGAEITEVISTDANCGSNDGTITITATGGTAPLEYSIDGGLSWSALNVFTGLIPGTYNIVVRDAALCATLWPDEVIINNTGGAEITEVIATDANCGSNDGTITITATGGTAPLEYSIDGGLNWSAVNVFTGLTPGTYNIVVRDAALCETLWPDEILINNAGGVTITGVMVTDGTCGEASGSISITAVGNMLQFSITNGASWQDDPFFGNLSAGSYTVQVMDAFNCIAVWPDALIIQSEPGPVIVNLEIIDATNGQANGEVNIVANGGLEPLEYQVDNLGWQPVSQFSGLAVGAHTAWVRDANGCIDSRMFIVGNVLVNEVEVSADTVEYCLNFPVVIPVDAENFVDIVEFTVVIQFDPAVLSFVNLINIHPGLAGGVFSYSLSQTLDTLSIRYSIANNSATVPANAELFGLNFAALAPGNSEINWISSQSVIYASAGYAVPRLLINGRALIFPAPDILADGAGTFCEGDSIMLDITSNDAQELAYLWTGPSGFSSTLQDLEFPSLRLSDAGTYTLIATNSDGCPQTIPMTLEVNPKPWLNLAEADTLCAGTPHLLDAGPGYESYLWQDGSVIQSRTESDAGIYTVQVVNSYGCTGESTVWLIPCSLELIMPNAFTPNGDGRNDVFRPVLLGDVTPSRFFMQIYNSWGELIYETNDYGAGWDGTVKGSPAPSSVYVYVITFEVPGYINTTTVNPVRGSISLIR from the coding sequence ATTGTGGTGCGCGATGCCGCCCTTTGCGCGACCTTCTGGCCGGATGAAGTGATCATCAACAATACCGGCGGTGCGGAGATCACGGAAGTCATTTCCACCGACGCCAACTGCGGCAGCAACGACGGAACCATCACCATCACGGCCACCGGCGGCACGGCGCCCCTGGAATACAGCATTGACGGCGGCTTAAGCTGGTCGGCAACAAATGTCTTTACCGGACTGATTCCGGGCAACTACAATATTGTGGTGCGCGATGCCGCCCTTTGCGCAACCCTCTGGCCTGATGAAGTGATTATCAATAATATTGGCGGCGCGGAGATTACGGAAGTAGTTGCCACCGACGCCAGCTGCGGCAACAACGATGGTACAATTACTATTACGGCCACCGGCGGCACAGCTCCCCTGGAATACAGTATTGACGGCGGCTTGAACTGGTCGTTAACGAATGTCTTTACCGGACTTATTCCGGGCACCTACAACATTGTGGTGCGCGATGCCGCCCTTTGCGCGACGATATGGCCGGATGAGGTGATTATCAACAATACCGGCGGCGCGGAGATCACGGAAGTTATTGCCACCAACGCCAACTGCGGCAGCAACGACGGAACCATCACCATTACAGCCAGCGGCGGCACGGCTCCCATGGAATACAGTATTGACGGCGGTTTGAGCTGGTCGGCAGTGAATGTCTTTACCGGACTTATTCCGGGTACCTACAATATTGTGGTGCGCGATGCCGCCCTTTGCGAGACGATATGGCCGGATGAAGTGATTATCAACAATACCGGCGGCGCGGAGATTACTGAAGTCATTGCCACTGACGCTACCTGTGGCAACAACGACGGTACCATCACCATCACAGCCGCCGGCGGTACGGCTCCGCTGGAATACAGTATTGACGGCGGCTTGAGCTGGTCGGCATTGAATGTCTTTACCGGACTGCTTCCGGGCACCTACAGTATTGTGGTGCGCGATGCCGCCCTTTGCGCGACCCTCTGGCCGGATGAGGTGATTATCAACAATACCGGCGGCGCGGAGATCACGGAAGTTATTTCCACCGACGCTACCTGCGGCAACAACGACGGAACCATCACCATTACGGCCACCGGCGGCACGGCTCCGCTGGAATACAGCATTGACGGTGGTTTGAACTTGTCGGCGGTGAATGTCTTTACCGGACTTATTCCGGGCACCTACAATATTGTGGTGCGCGATGCCGCCCTTTGCGCGACCTTCTGGCCGGATGAAGTGATCATCAACAATACCGGCGGTGCGGAGATCACGGAAGTCATTTCCACCGACGCCAACTGCGGCAGCAACGATGGCACGATCACCATTACAGCCACCGGCGGCACGGCTCCCCTGGAATACAGCATCGACGGCGGTTTGAGCTGGTCTTCGGTGAATATCTTTACCGGACTTATTCCGGGCACCTACAACATTGTGGTGCGCGATGCCGCCCTTTGCGCGACCCTCTGGCCGGATGAGGTGATCATCAACAATACCGGCGGCGCGGAGATCACGGAAGTGATTGCCACCAACGCCAACTGCGGCAACAACGACGGAACCATCACCATCACGGCCACCGGCGGCACGGCTCCCCTGGAATACAGCATCGACGGCGGTTTGAGCTGGTCGGCATTGAATGTCTTTACCGGACTTATTCCGGGCACCTACAACATTGTGGTGCGCGATGCCGCCCTTTGCGAGACGATATGGCCGGATGAGGTGATTATCAACAATGCCGGCGGCGCGGAGATCACGGAAGTCATTTCCACCGACGCCAACTGCGGCAGCAACGATGGCACGATCACCATTACAGCCACCGGCGGCACGGCTCCCCTGGAATACAGTATTGACGGCGGCTTGAGCTGGTCGGCATTGAATGTCTTTACCGGACTTATTCCGGGCACCTACAACATTGTGGTGCGCGATGCCGCCCTTTGCGCGACCCTCTGGCCGGATGAGGTGATCATCAACAATACCGGCGGTGCGGAGATCACGGAAGTTATTGCCACCGATGCAAACTGCGGCAGCAACGACGGAACCATCACCATCACGGCCACCGGCGGCACGGCTCCGCTGGAATACAGCATCGACGGCGGTTTGAACTGGTCGGCGGTGAATGTCTTTACCGGCCTGACCCCGGGCACCTACAACATTGTGGTGCGCGATGCCGCCCTCTGCGAAACCCTCTGGCCTGATGAAATCCTTATCAACAATGCCGGCGGCGTTACCATCACCGGTGTGATGGTAACCGATGGCACCTGCGGAGAGGCCAGTGGCTCCATCAGCATTACTGCTGTGGGAAATATGCTGCAGTTCAGCATTACCAATGGTGCAAGCTGGCAGGATGATCCCTTCTTCGGAAACCTTTCAGCCGGAAGTTATACGGTTCAGGTCATGGATGCATTCAATTGTATAGCCGTATGGCCGGATGCGCTTATCATTCAGAGTGAGCCGGGACCGGTAATTGTAAATCTTGAAATCATTGATGCCACTAACGGACAGGCTAACGGGGAAGTGAACATTGTTGCAAACGGAGGCCTTGAGCCATTGGAATATCAGGTGGATAACCTTGGTTGGCAGCCTGTTTCCCAATTCAGTGGTCTGGCTGTAGGTGCACATACTGCCTGGGTCAGGGATGCAAATGGTTGTATTGATTCCCGGATGTTTATTGTGGGCAATGTCCTGGTCAACGAAGTGGAAGTATCTGCAGATACCGTTGAGTATTGTTTGAATTTCCCGGTGGTAATTCCTGTGGATGCGGAGAATTTTGTGGATATTGTGGAATTTACAGTGGTTATCCAGTTTGATCCCGCGGTACTCTCATTTGTGAATCTGATCAACATCCATCCGGGCCTTGCCGGTGGCGTGTTTAGTTATTCTTTATCGCAAACGCTTGATACGCTTAGTATCCGTTATTCCATTGCCAATAACTCGGCAACAGTACCTGCCAATGCTGAGTTGTTCGGGCTGAATTTTGCCGCGCTTGCTCCGGGCAACAGTGAGATCAACTGGATATCAAGCCAGAGTGTGATTTATGCTTCGGCCGGATATGCGGTTCCCAGGCTGTTGATCAACGGACGCGCATTGATTTTCCCTGCACCGGACATCCTGGCTGATGGGGCGGGTACATTCTGCGAGGGCGATTCCATCATGCTGGATATTACATCCAACGATGCGCAGGAGCTTGCATACCTGTGGACCGGACCTTCCGGATTCAGCAGCACGCTTCAGGATCTGGAATTCCCCAGCCTGCGCCTCTCCGATGCAGGCACCTATACGCTGATTGCTACCAACAGCGATGGCTGTCCGCAGACCATCCCGATGACACTTGAAGTGAATCCGAAACCATGGCTGAATCTTGCGGAGGCCGACACCCTGTGTGCCGGTACACCGCATCTGCTGGATGCAGGTCCTGGCTACGAGTCCTATCTGTGGCAGGACGGCAGTGTAATTCAGTCACGCACCGAATCGGATGCAGGGATTTACACGGTGCAGGTGGTGAATTCTTATGGTTGTACCGGAGAATCTACCGTTTGGCTGATCCCCTGCTCGCTGGAGCTGATTATGCCCAATGCCTTCACACCCAACGGTGATGGCCGCAACGATGTTTTCCGTCCGGTGCTGCTGGGAGATGTTACACCTTCGAGGTTCTTTATGCAGATATACAACAGCTGGGGTGAACTGATTTATGAAACCAATGACTATGGCGCAGGTTGGGATGGAACCGTTAAAGGATCACCTGCGCCTTCAAGCGTATATGTTTATGTGATCACCTTTGAAGTTCCCGGTTACATCAATACTACAACCGTAAACCCGGTAAGGGGATCCATCTCATTGATCCGTTAG